From the genome of Malus domestica chromosome 04, GDT2T_hap1, one region includes:
- the LOC103433065 gene encoding uncharacterized protein At4g22758 gives MSERGLRRRSQVSGGQKTRPPNLSPSTQRRTHQSRRSPKQHHPHHQHHQHHSKPIEILKRCSSVPVLVGSIGSDFYEEEEKEGLRGPAMLSEPEGVLFRPHTCTDIFASSPSLMMVQPLPFSPHKNEGYKKDAKVVLNVSVEGSPGPVRAMVKLGSTVEETIKLVVDKYSKEGRTPKLDHEALSFELHQSYFSLQSLDKSEVIGDVGSRSFYLRKSSSSSNGVSTSLITEVVPVRENTPPAAPRPVFLLPNFIARKLGKIARRTHKLWRVIICIW, from the exons ATGTCAGAAAGGGGTCTCCGGCGACGATCTCAAGTGAGCGGAGGCCAGAAAACCAGACCGCCGAACCTATCTCCGTCGACGCAACGGAGGACCCATCAATCTCGGCGATCGCCCAAGCAGCACCACCCgcaccaccagcaccaccagcACCATTCCAAGCCTATTGAGATTCTCAAGCGATGCTCTTCCGTTCCCGTATTGGTGGGGTCAATTGGCAGCGATTTCtacgaggaggaggagaaggagggtCTTCGTGGTCCGGCCATGCTGTCGGAGCCGGAGGGTGTTTTGTTCAGGCCTCACACTTGTACGGACATCTTTGCTTCCTCTCCTTCTCTGATGATGGTGCAGCCCCTGCCCTTCTCTCCCCATAAGAACGAG GGATACAAGAAAGATGCAAAGGTGGTGTTGAATGTGTCAGTTGAAGGAAGCCCCGGACCGGTGCGCGCCATGGTTAAATTAGGATCTACAGTGGAAGAAACAATTAAGCTTGTTGTAGACAAATATAGCAAAGAAGGTCGAACTCCGAAGCTTGATCACGAGGCATTGTCCTTTGAGTTGCATCAGTCTTACTTCAGCCTTCAAA GTTTGGATAAATCTGAAGTAATTGGAGATGTCGGTAGCCGAAGCTTCTATCTTAGaaaaagcagcagcagcagcaatggAGTATCAACTTCTTTAATCACTGAAGTCGTTCCTGTGAGAGAAAACACTCCTCCAGCTGCTCCGCGCCCTGTATTTTTACTACCGAATTTCATCGCCCGTAAACTTGGCAAAATCGCCAGGAGGACGCATAAGCTTTGGAGAGTCATAATCTGCATCTGGTGA
- the LOC103433066 gene encoding pentatricopeptide repeat-containing protein At4g22760, producing the protein MNPNGQNLRFLLEKSLTLKQLKQVHAPIISNGLHHLQILLLRQVLHSDFTFSAATARYVHLILHNLKNPDAFSWSCAIRYFSLHSQYETAFSLYLKIKRLGLCPSSFAVSSALRACARILNELGGILIHAQVYKFGFCGCVYVQTALVDFYSKLGDMKTARKVFDGMPEKNVVSWNSVLSGYMKSGDMEEAQEVFDEIPNKDVVSWNSMVSGYARMGNMDKAYFLFQQIPQRSLASWNAMISGYVECERVESARVIFDAMPLRNNVSWITMISGYSKCGNVESARQLFDQMSERDVLLFNAMIACYAQNSQPKEAIELFNQMLKLEVNIQPNEMTLASVISASSQLGDMKFGLWAEFYMSEHGIELDDHLATALVDLYTKCGDIDRAYKLFHGLKKRDVVAYSAMILGCGINGKAVEATKLFEEMVNADICPNVVTYTGLLTAYKHAGLVEEGYRCFNSMNEHGLEPSGDHYGIMVDLLGRAGQLDKAVELIRSMPMQPQAGVWGALLLACSLHNNVELGETAARNCFKLEPDKSGYYALLANIYASAARWDDERRLRKVMEKKGFAKIPGCSWMDSM; encoded by the coding sequence atgaatccaaatggTCAAAATCTTAGATTTCTACTGGAGAAATCTCTAACCCTGAAGCAACTCAAACAAGTTCACGCACCCATTATATCCAATGGCCTCCACCACCTCCAAATCCTCCTGCTCCGCCAAGTCCTCCACTCAGATTTCACCTTCTCTGCAGCTACAGCCCGCTACGTGCACCTAATCCTTCACAATCTCAAAAACCCAGATGCATTTTCATGGAGCTGCGCCATTCGTTACTTCTCTCTGCATTCCCAGTACGAAACGGCTTTCTCTCTTTACCTTAAGATAAAAAGGCTCGGACTTTGCCCATCTAGTTTTGCTGTGTCCTCTGCTCTGAGGGCGTGTGCAAGGATTTTGAATGAATTGGGTGGGATATTGATCCATGCCCAGGTttataaatttgggttttgtgggTGTGTTTATGTACAAACTGCGCTCGTTGATTTTTATTCGAAACTCGGTGACATGAAAACTGCACGGAAGGTGTTTGATGGAATGCCTGAGAAGAATGTTGTTTCTTGGAATTCTGTTTTGTCCGGGTATATGAAATCTGGGGATATGGAGGAGGCTCAGGAGGTGTTTGATGAGATTCCAAATAAGGATGTTGTGTCTTGGAATTCCATGGTTTCGGGGTATGCGAGGATGGGAAATATGGACAAGGCATATTTCTTGTTTCAACAAATTCCACAGAGGAGTTTGGCTTCTTGGAATGCAATGATTAGTGGTTATGTGGAATGTGAAAGAGTGGAATCGGCTAGAGTCATTTTTGATGCCATGCCGTTAAGAAATAATGTTTCTTGGATCACGATGATTAGCGGGTACTCAAAATGCGGCAATGTTGAGTCCGCTCGTCAACTCTTTGATCAGATGAGTGAAAGAGATGTGCTCTTGTTCAATGCCATGATAGCTTGCTATGCACAAAATAGCCAACCAAAGGAGGCCATTGAACTGTTCAACCAGATGCTTAAACTGGAAGTGAATATTCAACCAAATGAGATGACTTTGGCTAGTGTTATATCTGCTAGTTCTCAACTGGGAGATATGAAATTTGGGTTGTGGGCTGAGTTCTATATGAGTGAGCACGGAATTGAATTAGATGATCATTTGGCTACCGCTTTAGTTGATTTGTACACAAAATGTGGAGACATTGATAGGGCATATAAGTTGTTTCACGGCTTGAAAAAGAGAGATGTAGTTGCATATTCTGCAATGATCTTGGGATGCGGCATAAATGGTAAGGCAGTCGAAGCAACCAAGTTGTTTGAAGAGATGGTAAATGCCGACATTTGCCCCAATGTGGTAACATACACTGGACTGCTAACTGCCTATAAGCATGCCGGTCTAGTTGAAGAAGGCTACCGATGCTTTAATTCCATGAACGAACATGGACTTGAGCCATCGGGCGATCATTATGGAATCATGGTCGACCTTTTAGGCAGAGCAGGACAGTTGGACAAAGCAGTTGAGCTAATAAGAAGCATGCCAATGCAGCCTCAAGCGGGGGTTTGGGGAGCTTTGCTTCTTGCTTGCTCATTACACAACAATGTTGAGCTTGGGGAGACTGCTGCTCGGAATTGTTTTAAGTTGGAGCCTGATAAAAGCGGTTATTACGCTCTTCTTGCCAACATTTATGCTTCTGCTGCGAGATGGGACGATGAGAGGAGATTGAGAAAGGTCATGGAGAAGAAGGGGTTCGCCAAGATTCCAGGCTGTAGCTGGATGGATTCCATGTGA